One Glycine soja cultivar W05 chromosome 2, ASM419377v2, whole genome shotgun sequence genomic region harbors:
- the LOC114397149 gene encoding putative protein TPRXL, with protein sequence MSSKPSNIVVQRNHQRKEKDTMMSLDHSKLKRELSNLSNEAYHVESSSIPFVWESQPGTPKVRFKENSLPPLTPPPSYFQNATKKATTKAKNKNSPKSSFLQTLFPKRATRKGGVPPQTGSQNIWSYSSNSPSSSSSSSSSSLSFSSPRPTSYSVPSSPMIHSRKGEEDEDLYEVSSSGLCFGNARSRGCYSSMFKKVLLGDFL encoded by the coding sequence ATGTCATCAAAGCCTTCTAACATTGTTGTACAAAGGAATCATCAGAGGAAAGAGAAGGACACAATGATGAGCCTTGATCATAGTAAGCTAAAAAGAGAATTGTCCAATCTCTCCAATGAAGCCTACCATGTTGAATCTTCTTCAATTCCCTTTGTGTGGGAATCTCAACCAGGAACTCCAAAGGTTAGATTCAAAGAAAATTCTCTCCCTCCTCTCACACCACCACCATCTTATTTCCAAAATGCTACCAAAAAAGCCACTACCAAGGCCAAGAATAAGAACTCACCTAAATCTAGCTTCTTGCAAACTCTATTCCCCAAACGTGCTACTAGAAAAGGTGGTGTTCCTCCACAAACTGGATCTCAAAATATTTGGTCTTATTCTTCTAATTctccctcttcttcttcctcttcttcgtcatcatctttgtcattctCTTCGCCACGGCCTACGTCGTATTCAGTGCCATCTTCTCCGATGATACACTCGCGGAAGggtgaagaagatgaagatctGTATGAGGTGAGTAGTTCGGGTTTGTGCTTTGGTAATGCCAGGTCAAGAGGGTGTTATTCATCCATGTTCAAGAAAGTACTGCTTGGAGATTTTCTGTGA